From Cannabis sativa cultivar Pink pepper isolate KNU-18-1 chromosome 8, ASM2916894v1, whole genome shotgun sequence, a single genomic window includes:
- the LOC115698855 gene encoding cyclin-dependent protein kinase inhibitor SMR6: MGFSKKSQIDGGFESEGKKWVIAGISVRSSLKPIKTKTHKAKDYENDNNNNNNNNNNGDDDYDSESCSTTPKSRESRIPEGLKCPPAPRKRRPSRCNFNGVRDFFTVPDLETVFIRRVEEAN; the protein is encoded by the coding sequence ATGGGGTTCTCTAAAAAATCTCAAATCGATGGAGGCTTCGAATCAGAAGGAAAAAAATGGGTTATAGCCGGAATTTCAGTACGAAGCTCTTTGAAGCCAATAAAGACTAAAACCCACAAAgccaaagattatgaaaacgacaacaacaacaacaacaacaacaacaacaacggtGATGATGATTACGACAGCGAATCGTGTTCAACGACTCCAAAAAGCAGAGAATCGAGAATACCAGAGGGATTGAAGTGTCCACCAGCTCCTAGAAAGAGAAGACCTTCCAGATGCAATTTCAATGGTGTGAGAGACTTCTTTACAGTACCTGACTTGGAAACTGTATTCATACGCCGTGTCGAGGAAGCTAATTAA